The window AAATGCCCCTGAAAAGGACTCCTATCTGAATGTGACCCGCCCTAAGTTTGAGAATGCCTTTGAAGGTATGCTTGAGTTTACGGCTAAATGCAGGGACAAAATACCAGAAGTAAAAATGTCGGTCGTTGACGTCCTTTCCAAAGAGGAAATTAAAGCAAGCCAAAGTCTGGCAGACTCCCTGGGGGTTGAGCTGAGAGTAAGAAAATTTGCTTAGGTCTGGAGTCAGCCCGGCAATTCCTATCCAGAAAGGTAAAAGGTACCGCCTGCAAGGTCAGAGTTTCCTCTTGCAGTCAGTACCTTTATATCTTATTTCGCTATTACTTCAATTCCATCCTCACGGACCAAAACCATATATTCTATCTGGGCGGAAAGTCCGTCATCCATCGTATACACAGTCCAATCATTCTCCTCATCTACAAAGAAATCAGGACTTCCTTCATTGACCATAGGTTCGATTGTGAACATCATGCCTGGCACAAGCAGCATCTCGTTTCCTTTTTCAGTTACATAGCTGACAAAGGGTTCCTCATGGAACTGGAGTCCGATTCCATGTCCCCCAATATCCTCCACTACAGAATAACCATTTGCCTTTGCATGGGAATTGATGGCATAAGCGATATCCCCCAGGTGCCCCCAAGGTTTGGCCGCTTCTAACCCCAGCTCTACACATTCTTCCGTTACCTTTATGATACGCTGGGCCCGGTCAGATATTTCTCCCATTTTAAACATACGGGAGGCATCGGAGAAATAGCCGTCCAGTATAGTGGAAACATCTACATTAATGATATCCCCTTCCTGAAGTATAATATCAGGGCCCGGCACGCCATGGCATACCTCATTGTTCAAAGAAGTGCATACACTTTTGGGAAATCCCTGATAATTAAGGGGGGCCGGTATACCGCCGCCTTTTGTGGTGACATCATATACAATTTTATCAATTTCTTCTGTACTCATCCCTATATGAATCTGCTCTGTCACCGCGTCCAACACAGCAGTATTTAGAGCGGCGCTTTCTTTTATCTTTTGAATCTGAAAAGGTGTTTTCAATAGCTTACGGCCAGGCACGATTTCCCCCCGATCTGCATGGAGTTTCATTTTTTCTTCAATAGGCATGTGGCATTTTTTATATTTTTTCCCACTGCCACACCAGCAAAGGGCATTTCTTTCCATAAATTTTATCTCCTCTTTATATCATTTTTCAAATCGGTGAATAAAAAAACCACTTCTCAATTTAGGCTCAAACCAAGTAGATTTGGGGGGCATCAGCCGGTCAGCATCCGCTACTGCAAGCAGTTCATCCATGGAGGTCGGATACATAGCGAATCCTGCCCCTGCCCCCGCAGCATCCACCGCCGCTGCCAGTGCAGATAATCCCCGGATCCCTCCCATAAATTCTATGCGTCCGTCCGTCTTGGGATCCTCTATGCCAAGGAGGGGGCCAAGTATAGTATTTTGGAGGACAGAGACATCCAGCCTGTCTACCGGGTCATCAGTAAAAAGGCAGGGTTTGGCCCGCATTTTATACCATGCCCCAGCCAGATATAAACCAATCTCACCCTTACAGGAAGGACGGCAGATATCCTTTTGGGGCCCGGATATTTCAAAACTGTTATGCGCCAACGCAAGGAAAGCTTCAGGTGTATGGCCGTTTAAATCAGAAACTATACGGTTATAGTCATAAATATTAAGTTCGTCAGCAGCAAAGAGGACTGAGAGAAAATAGTTAAATTCTTCAGTGCCATCATATCCAGGATGGGACTTACGCCTTTTTAGGCCAACCTTGACTGCCGAAGCAGCGCGGTGATGCCCATCTGCTATATAAATATTGTCAATGCCCTCCCAAATATGCGAAATTCTTGCTGTTATATCTGGATCACTGATTTTCCAGACCTGATGGCGGATAGAATCCTCACTTGTAAAATCATACAGAGGGACTTCCTGCTTTGCCGTATTCATAATAGCAGTAAGCTCCTGGCAGGCGTGATAGGCAAGAAATATGGGGCCGGTCTGTGCACTGAGTGTATCCACATGGCGTATACGGTCTTTTTCTTTTTCTTCTCTTGTATTCTCATGCTTTTTGATCCGGTTATTCAGGTAATCATCTATGGATGCGCAGCCTACTAACCCTGTCTGTGGGCGCCCTCCCATAGTAAGTGTATAAATATAGTAACATGGACTATCATCCTGAATGAAAGAGCCTCTGGCGGCCATTTCTTCAAATATTTCTCTGGCCCGGTCATAGACTGGCTGTGAGTACATATCAACATCCTCTGGAAACTGTGTCTCAGGACGGTCTATTGTTAAAAAGGACAGAGGATTCTTTTCTACTTCTGCCCTGGCCTCCTGACGGGTATATACGTCATAGGGCAGTGCGGCAATTTGGGAAGCCAGCTTTGGTGCAGGCCGCACGCCTCGAAATGGTCGGATGGCTGCCATAATTTTTCTCCTTTTTCTTTCTACACAGCAACAGGTTAAATGGGCACATTCCCATCCCCGCAGGCCTCCCACGATATTTGCCCTCAGGGCAGATTTAACGCTGTAGGAATTGATTGCAGGAATTTTAGGACTGTAAGT of the Luxibacter massiliensis genome contains:
- a CDS encoding methionyl aminopeptidase; its protein translation is MERNALCWCGSGKKYKKCHMPIEEKMKLHADRGEIVPGRKLLKTPFQIQKIKESAALNTAVLDAVTEQIHIGMSTEEIDKIVYDVTTKGGGIPAPLNYQGFPKSVCTSLNNEVCHGVPGPDIILQEGDIINVDVSTILDGYFSDASRMFKMGEISDRAQRIIKVTEECVELGLEAAKPWGHLGDIAYAINSHAKANGYSVVEDIGGHGIGLQFHEEPFVSYVTEKGNEMLLVPGMMFTIEPMVNEGSPDFFVDEENDWTVYTMDDGLSAQIEYMVLVREDGIEVIAK
- a CDS encoding DUF1015 domain-containing protein → MAAIRPFRGVRPAPKLASQIAALPYDVYTRQEARAEVEKNPLSFLTIDRPETQFPEDVDMYSQPVYDRAREIFEEMAARGSFIQDDSPCYYIYTLTMGGRPQTGLVGCASIDDYLNNRIKKHENTREEKEKDRIRHVDTLSAQTGPIFLAYHACQELTAIMNTAKQEVPLYDFTSEDSIRHQVWKISDPDITARISHIWEGIDNIYIADGHHRAASAVKVGLKRRKSHPGYDGTEEFNYFLSVLFAADELNIYDYNRIVSDLNGHTPEAFLALAHNSFEISGPQKDICRPSCKGEIGLYLAGAWYKMRAKPCLFTDDPVDRLDVSVLQNTILGPLLGIEDPKTDGRIEFMGGIRGLSALAAAVDAAGAGAGFAMYPTSMDELLAVADADRLMPPKSTWFEPKLRSGFFIHRFEK